A DNA window from Brassica napus cultivar Da-Ae chromosome C1, Da-Ae, whole genome shotgun sequence contains the following coding sequences:
- the LOC106433270 gene encoding uncharacterized protein LOC106433270: MASSSAHLNHHHQLPNINGGATAAPPPTPSCAHPNTSTKSETAADALSRLFNRLPPNLSLPNRRSSVLSSTAASLPTVTFSAESCGDLISAATEFGYFQLADSDTILPSGLAEAAESEALSLLELSEEEKETTFPKNWPLGYEADAETPSFCLDADCATESGELKLSSLCEFTRCLEKVGLKTVEMLASALGFKNPFGDESTRFSTMMWLNQDVPDDKPAITNGFYPFVVCLQYQIREQKYCLLSESGWVSVSPRVDSVLVTLGDIAQVWRNGELKRVRYRPVVCSGKLDDPRKSVTMTLMLTLPMDSMVSPLRDISDGDKEEEYAEEEEGVSRSDERKGFKSFCFEDYAWRVYLERLFFKDPLDRYRIKP, from the exons ATGGCTTCCTCTTCGGCCCACctgaaccaccaccaccaacttCCAAACATCAACGGTGGAGCCACGGCGGCGCCTCCACCAACTCCATCATGCGCACATCCCAACACAAGCACCAAGTCGGAGACAGCAGCCGACGCTCTCTCCCGCCTCTTCAACCGTCTCCCTCCTAATCTCTCACTCCCTAACCGCCGCTCCTCCGTCCTATCCTCAACCGCTGCATCTCTACCGACAGTAACTTTCTCCGCCGAGAGCTGCGGCGATCTTATCTCCGCCGCTACAGAGTTCGGCTACTTCCAACTCGCTGACTCGGATACTATCCTCCCTTCTGGACTCGCTGAAGCTGCCGAGTCCGAAGCTCTCTCGCTCTTAGAGCTAAGCGAGGAGGAAAAGGAAACAACCTTTCCAAAGAACTGGCCACTTGGCTACGAAGCTGACGCTGAAACGCCGTCGTTTTGCTTAGACGCGGACTGTGCAACCGAGTCGGGCGAGTTAAAGCTAAGTTCACTGTGCGAATTCACTCGGTGTCTCGAGAAAGTTGGGCTGAAGACGGTAGAGATGCTGGCGAGCGCGTTAGGGTTCAAGAACCCGTTTGGAGATGAGTCGACCCGGTTTAGTACTATGATGTGGCTTAACCAAGATGTTCCGGATGATAAACCGGCGATAACCAACGGGTTTTATCCGTTTGTTGTCTGCTTACAGTACCAGATAAGGGAACAGAAGTATTGTTTGCTGTCCGAGTCTGGCTGGGTGTCTGTATCCCCTCGAGTTGACTCGGTTCTTGTGACGCTAGGTGACATTGCTCAG GTTTGGAGAAATGGAGAGCTCAAAAGAGTGAGATATCGACCGGTGGTGTGCTCAGGAAAACTTGACGATCCAAGAAAGTCTGTAACAATGACATTGATGCTTACACTTCCCATGGACTCTATGGTTTCGCCACTGAGAGATATCAGTGACGGCGACAAAGAAGAAGAGTACgcagaagaggaggaaggagTATCAAGAAGTGATGAGAGAAAGGGATTTAAGTCTTTTTGCTTTGAGGATTACGCATGGAGAGTATACCTTGAGCGTCTCTTCTTCAAGGATCCACTTGACAGATACAGAATCAAACCTTAG